In Thermodesulfobacteriota bacterium, the genomic window TCCCGATGCACTTTCCGGGTGGTCGGTTGCCGGTCAGAAATGACTTGACTGAGGCGAGGGACGGGTGGTAAAATATGAAGAGTATATGGGCCCGTAATGAGGATTGCGGGTCGTTTTCTTTTCACAGGCAGGCACTTCGGGTAGCATTAACTCAAGACGGAGGTCTAAGTAAATGAGATTATTCAAAGGCACATTGGCGGCATTAATGGTCTTCACGTTCGTTGCGGGCGTGTCTTTCGCCGGAGAGGCGAATGCCGGACCGACAGAGGACGACTACAGGAAGGCCGACGAACATAATATCAAGGGCAACATCTACGACGACGAGGGTAAGTTCCAGGAGGCCATAGAGGAGTATAGAGAGGCCCTCAAGTACGACCCCGAGGACACCGGCACCCTTTTCAATATGGGTATAGTGTGTCTTAAGATAAACCTGCCGGGGGAGGCGGTCCAGGCGTTCGAGAGGGTTGTCAGCATTGATAGCAAGGACATTGAGGCGTATAACCTCTTGGGGCTCGCCTACAGGAGTTCGGGAGATACGGACAAGGCGATAGACACGTGGAAGAAGTCGCTTACCATAGACCCCGAGCAGGAAAAGGTCAAGCAGATGATAGAGGAGAGCAAGAACCTCTGAGTCGTTCCCGGTAGAGATATGAAAAACCCCATCCGTAAAGTCGACATGGACGGATGGGGTTTTTTTTAGGCAGAGGGGGCAGAGGGGGAAGTTGCTGGATTTCATAAAACCGGAGAGGCAGAACTGGCGTCACTACTTCGGCGGTTTCGGCCTGCTCGTCCTGGCGGTACAGTTCCTTACCGGGCTCGTGTTGGTGTTTTTCTACGAGCCTGACCTTAAGACCGCCTACAAGAGCGTACAGTACCTCACCAACGTCGTCACCGGCGGGAGCCTCGCCCGTAACCTCCACCGCTGGGTAGCCTTCAGCGTATTCCTCGCCATAATAGTCCATACCATACGCACCACCGTCAGGCTGGAGTTCCTCAGGCCGCAGAAGCGCCTGGAGTGGCTGACCGGCGTACTGCTCGTGCCGGT contains:
- a CDS encoding tetratricopeptide repeat protein, which codes for MRLFKGTLAALMVFTFVAGVSFAGEANAGPTEDDYRKADEHNIKGNIYDDEGKFQEAIEEYREALKYDPEDTGTLFNMGIVCLKINLPGEAVQAFERVVSIDSKDIEAYNLLGLAYRSSGDTDKAIDTWKKSLTIDPEQEKVKQMIEESKNL